TTGGCAATAGATAATTATTTAAAAGGCTTATCCGATAATAACCCTGATAATGCATGGGGTTATTGGAAGGTAGGAATGTTGTACATGCAAAAGCCCGATTATGTGGAAGCTAAAAGAGCTTTCACCCACTTTTTGACTTTTAAATACCAACGTTCAGAAAAGGTGGAGTCAGCTAGGAAAGAGCTTAAAAATTGTGAATTTTCTATCGATGCGATGGCTAATCCTAAACCCTTTGACTTTAAAAATATGGGCGAAGGAGTAAATTCTGAATGGGAAGAGTATTTGCCTAGTGTTTCTGCCGATGGTAAATTATTTGTTATTACCCGTAGAGGACCCTACCAAAACGGTATAGTGTCGGAAGATTTTTTTCAAAGTGTGTACAAAGATGGTAAATGGAGCATGGCTCAAAATTTGGGACCATCTGTCAATACTATGGGCAACGAAGGGGCTCAATGCCTATCTCCTAATGGTAAAGTGTTATTTTTTACAGCCTGTGATAGAAAAGATGGACTGGGACGTTGTGATATTTATATCAGTGTCAAGAGAAATGGGCAGTGGTCAGAAGCTAGAAATATAGGACCTAGCATCAACACTAAACATTGGGAATCACAACCTACCATATCTCCTGATGGCAGAGAGCTCTATTTTGTGAGTAACAGACCGGAGGGTTATGGCGGTATGGACATCTGGAAAAGTGTATTAACCGAAAAAGGGACTTTTTCAGAGCCTGTAAATTTAGGCTCTACCATAAATACCTCTTACGATGAAATGTCACCCTTTATTCATACCGATAATCAAACTTTATATTTTGCTTCTAAAGGACATCCAGGCTTGGGTGATTTCGACTTGTTTTTGAGTAGAAGGGACTATCCATCAGCATCTTGGCAATACCCTATTAACTTAGGTTATCCTATTAACACACACGGCATAGAAAACAGTTTAATTGTAGGTTCTGATGGCAAAACCGCCTATTTCGCATCCGATAAATCGGGTTATGGAAAAGAAGATATCTTTTGGTTTCATTTGCCACAAGAAATGCAATCTCAGCAAGTGGCTTATCTCAATACCAATGTGTATGATGCTGAAACAAAAACACCTATGAAATCTAGTGTAGAGATTATTGACCTTGCAACAGGAAAGGTCATGATATCTTCATTTACATATACCAAGACGGGTGAATTTTTTACCTGTTTGCCTGCAAATGCCAATTATGCCGTTAATGTTTCTAAGGAGGGCTATTTATTCCATTCTGAAAACTTTGCTTTAGATGAGCAGAGTGCTTTACAAGCCTTGGAGTTAGATATTCCCTTGCAAAGGCTAAATAAGGGAAGTAAGATTGTATTAAATAATATTTTCTTTGATACCGATGCCTACAGTCTTAAAGATGAATCGGAGGTTGAATTAAACACACTTGTTAATTTTATGCGCAACAATGCTATGCTTAAAGTTGAGATTGAGGGGCATACCGATAATGTTGGTACAGAAACACATAATACTATGCTTTCTACAAATAGAGCCAAAGCAGTCTATGATTTTCTAGTAGATAATGGTATAGATGCTAACAGAATGACCTACAAGGGTTTTGGTGCTAGTCAACCTATTGCTACTAACGATACCGAAAAGGGTAGAGCCACCAACAGACGCACTGCTTTTAGGGTGAAGTAAGTTTACTTTTTTGGTCCGATTATGTAATAATTGGTGGTTATTAAAAAGTTTCTCACATACGGAATTGAAGATATGAGTTTATTGGCTATTCGTGGTTTCAATCCGAATTTTATCTCATAGTTAGGATTTATAAAATACAATGTCCTACTCAAGACATTGTATCCTGTTTTTTTGAGAATACGTTCAAAACGTTCAATAGTAATCCCTGTTTCTTTAATTTCTACTAGATTTTTTATGCGAACAGGACTTTCGCCAAATGCTTTCAAAACCACTTTGTAAAGAACTGTAGGTAAAAGGTGAAAGTAAGGCAGTTTGGAAAGAATTTTGCTTTCACACATTTGCTGATGACCACCAAAAGGATTATGCCAAGGAGGGAGGCCTAGAAAAAACAAGCCATCTTTTTTAAGTAAGGGTTTTACAAACTGCAAAAACTTTTCTTGATCGTGAATATGTTCCAAGACATCTCTAGTGATGATGACATCAAACAGACCAAGTTCGGAGGGCTTAATATTGTATATGTCGGAATGAATAAATTCAATAGTTTTAGTATCGCTCAGCTCAAAGTAATATTTTTTAGCGTTTTCAATCTTACCTATTGATAAATCTACACCAACAATTTTTTTAAAACCTTTAGATTCAAAAAAAGGCAGCAAATT
This region of Flavobacteriales bacterium genomic DNA includes:
- a CDS encoding OmpA family protein; translated protein: MKNILILLLFPFILFSQNTPKAKKAYVKAVELFEVSNDKKAKDLLMSAIRHDNNYLPTYLLLGQIEEEQGNIQLAIDNYLKGLSDNNPDNAWGYWKVGMLYMQKPDYVEAKRAFTHFLTFKYQRSEKVESARKELKNCEFSIDAMANPKPFDFKNMGEGVNSEWEEYLPSVSADGKLFVITRRGPYQNGIVSEDFFQSVYKDGKWSMAQNLGPSVNTMGNEGAQCLSPNGKVLFFTACDRKDGLGRCDIYISVKRNGQWSEARNIGPSINTKHWESQPTISPDGRELYFVSNRPEGYGGMDIWKSVLTEKGTFSEPVNLGSTINTSYDEMSPFIHTDNQTLYFASKGHPGLGDFDLFLSRRDYPSASWQYPINLGYPINTHGIENSLIVGSDGKTAYFASDKSGYGKEDIFWFHLPQEMQSQQVAYLNTNVYDAETKTPMKSSVEIIDLATGKVMISSFTYTKTGEFFTCLPANANYAVNVSKEGYLFHSENFALDEQSALQALELDIPLQRLNKGSKIVLNNIFFDTDAYSLKDESEVELNTLVNFMRNNAMLKVEIEGHTDNVGTETHNTMLSTNRAKAVYDFLVDNGIDANRMTYKGFGASQPIATNDTEKGRATNRRTAFRVK
- a CDS encoding class I SAM-dependent methyltransferase translates to MQERHKLRKQYFNEQGTTSSKYVFPLINRFKSKSRNLSVLEIGCGEGGNLLPFFESKGFKKIVGVDLSIGKIENAKKYYFELSDTKTIEFIHSDIYNIKPSELGLFDVIITRDVLEHIHDQEKFLQFVKPLLKKDGLFFLGLPPWHNPFGGHQQMCESKILSKLPYFHLLPTVLYKVVLKAFGESPVRIKNLVEIKETGITIERFERILKKTGYNVLSRTLYFINPNYEIKFGLKPRIANKLISSIPYVRNFLITTNYYIIGPKK